One Dunckerocampus dactyliophorus isolate RoL2022-P2 chromosome 15, RoL_Ddac_1.1, whole genome shotgun sequence genomic window, GTGCAGCAGATGCATGACACAATAGGCAAGGTTAAAAACAAGGCAAGAAGGGGAACATGGCACCGCTGTGAAAAAGCACAGAGCCTGCCAGGCCAGAATGTGGGCAAAAGTAGTAGAGAGCAGCAGAAAAAGGAGTCTACTTTGCAGTTTTTGTGGCATAAAAAGCATGCTATGGCAATGAGGTCACACGCTGGAAATGCAGGACGCATTTACTGGTGAGGAAAGGGGATTCTATTATGACATTTGCTATAAATTGGAATCATCTTGGATGCTACAGAACAAACACTGACTAGCGTAACTCTTGACCTGATTGTGGCAATGTTGACATGTTAGTGTTGCTTCTATAGCTTCATTTATAAAACTCTGCCtcctgttttcttgttaaaagatACGCCCCAAGGTTGTTGTTGAATGTTGTCCCACACACTGAAGGCTCAAGGTAAATGCTTCATTGCCTTCCAGTACACCCAGGGCTCTCTTCTGCACACTCATTGTGCAGTAACCCagtgaaaaagaagaaaaaaagcagtTCTCTTCCATCGTTTGTTCGAGCAGCACACTGCCGGGAAGGCTATTGCCCCCAGAGGAAAGCTCCATAATTCATATTACTCTACCAAGGATCAATCCTGGCTTTATGTAACCTAGCAAGAGTGGATGTTTGATAGATGCTGTACAACTGGACACCTCTTAAAGGTTTCTGGGGCTTTTTGAGTGGTTTTGGTGAGCCTGAGTTGCAGTGGGATgaaagtggtgtgtgtgtgtgtgtgtgtgtgtgtgtgtgtgtgtgtgtgtgtgtgagatttaAGGCTGCACTGTCCTCCAAACAAACAACACTCTCCCTCCTTGGTCTTATTGAGTGGCCTCTTGAAACGGAAAACAAGCCCACGAAAAGGCAGTCCGTTGAAGCAAACCCTAACTTTGCACACTCCCAATCAACATTTCATATAGTTTTCTTTGCAGCCATCCGTTTTGCACGTAAAATCTCATCAATCTTGTGTAAAGCCCCATTCCCTTGGTCCCCTAGAAAAATCCCCGTTGCTATCAACTCCTTCCTGTTGTAAATCTTAATGCAGGCAAACTGGACTGATGCTCACTGAAAGAAGCATGAAATGGCCATCCATGGCCTTGAATGAGTCatcttgcgtgtgtgtgtgtgtgaagaagcCACAGACTCCACTGGCTTTCAGCACAACAATCTATTCTTGGTTCAACTTGCAAACAATCCTCCATCTTTTAGCAGGAAAACGACACAGTGAGACATGTCGGTCGGCCCGTGTTGCGATCACACGCTGGCCTGTGAGTGTTTGCCCAGCCGAATCCAGCGGCTGAAGCACGGCTAATGTGGCATCCACTGTGCATCGTCAGGCGTCTTGTCAACATGTGGTTGTCGTTGAAGGATTTGCAGCAGAGGCTCGGGAAAGAGAAGAACGCACAACATTTGGAATGCGGCGGTCAGCGTGCACCGTGATGTTAAAAATGGAGCACCATACATACATCCCCTTTAGAGCAAGAGTAGCTCTTTGTTGGGAGTTAAATCCAAACTAGCAATGCAGTGTTTTGGGGATGTTTTCTTGTAGTGCTGGGCCCACCCATGTGCATGAGTCATGTTCAGGTATTTCTTCAAGAGCAGCCCTTTCATTCAGCAGATGTAAGCTCCCTTGTGATTACAAGTAAACGAGAGGTCATATTTCCTGCTTCCGATCAAAAAACAGACGTTAACCATCAAATAAGCAGCCAAATGTTGTTAAGTGTTCAAGTAAGTCATCAAGAGCCTTGTGTCCAATAATAGCCCACTGTGTGAACATGCACAAAGGATGAATGGAATGGCTAATGAAAAGACACACATTTTACGAGTTGACAAGGTGAGTCTTTTGAATCTTCCGCTCAATGCTTGTAAGACCTTCCCAGGCCTTTTACCACTTTTTTTGATGACATTTCTCTTGTTAAGTGTACCTAATTTCCCTCCAAGAACAGTTTGTCGTTGTTCGCAGCTGTAGACTCTTTCCACActggtatgtatgtatgtatgtgtgcggTTGACAAACAGGGCCCCCAGGTATGGAGCCTGCAGGTAGAGAGCCGGTCACACAAGCTGATGCATGCTCACTTTGCACTCAGATCTGGTTGAAAATCTGTGAAAAGTTGCACATCAGCACAGTGCACAAAATAATGGCACCTTGTTCTTGGAAAAAGTGGTAAATAGAGGCGGTATTCCTCTTCTTTCTCGATGCATCAAGGTCACATCAGCACTTCAGTGGTGTTGCTTCGCGCTCTTTAAAACCGTCTCATTTTCTACTTCTCAGGTAAGAACCCcacggacggaggagcagcaggGGACTATGGTGTCCCCAATCCTGGACCAGCCTTCAAAGAGGTGTGGCAGGTCAAAGTGTGGCCCAAAGGTCTGGGTCAGGCCAAGAACCTGGTGGGCATCTACCGTCTCTGCCTAACCGACAAGACCGTCAACTTTGTCAAGCTTAACTCTGATGCTGCAGCTGTGGTGCTGCAGCTCATGAACGTCCGGCGCTGCGGGCATTCCGAAAACTTTTTCTTCGTTGAGGTGGGCCGCTCTGCCGTGACAGGCCCGGGCGAGTTCTGGATGCAGGTGTGCCTCTCATCGTCATCCCTTTTATGTTTAAAGGTTCTACCCAGCATCCCTTTATCAACAGTGCAAAAAGCCTGCAATTAAGTTTTATGTTTATAGTCAACCAAAGACAGTAACCTTATTAGGTATTTGCATTTAGACATACaaaactgtaattgttttttgtcttgatgTCTAGGTGGATGATTCCGTGGTTGCCCAGAACATGCACGAAACATTGCTGGAGGCCATGAAGGCGCTCAGCGAGGAGTTTCGCCAGCGAAGTAAATCTCAGTCCAACTCTGGTCCCGGAGGAGGTGCCACAGCCTCTAACCCCATCAGCGTCCCTTCACGCCGGCACCACCCAAACCCTCCTCCTAGCCAGGTGGGCTTCACCCGCCGACCCAGAACTGAACCTCCTGGAGGGTCTAATGGTGGGACAGGTGTTAGCAGTTCCAGCGCTTCTCCCACCCCTCGTCACGGCTTTCCACGGTCTCGCACTGCCAGTGATGGGAGCAAGGTGGAGGAAGGCCTAGTGGGAAACATGCCACTTGCAGTGCTCAGCTCAAGTCCGTCCACCAACGGGTCTTGCTCCACCACCCCCATCCTCAGATCAAAGTCAGCACGCTCGGCCCCCACCTCAACCACCAAAACGCCTCTTGGTCTGATGCGTTCTATCTCCACCCCAGCACCTTCCCCAGCTCCAAGCCTGTCCTCCAGCTCTGGCCACGGATCAGAGTTTGGGGGTATAGCATCTTGTGGTGGTCCTGGGGCAGGGGGTGGGCCCTACAGTCGAGTGCCCATGCATCGCACCTCTATCTCGGGGTCACCCAGTGACTACGGCTCCTCTGATGAATATGGCTCCAGTCCTGGGGAACAGACGCTCCTAGTCTCCCCCAATCTACCTGGAAGCTCTGTTGGTAGCGTTGGCAGCCAGTCCCTTGGCGAGGAGGGAggtaattacattttaatggGACAGAATAGTGGCGGCAATGGCAGCAATCAAAGCAGCATGACGTCCAACTCCTTGccagcacctggagcaacagGCTGCGGATCTTTGCCACAGACCAGGAGAGTGCTCCGCCGCTCCTCCAGTCGGGAGTGCGAAGCAGAGCGGAGGTTGCTGAGCAAGCGTGCCTCCTTACCACCTATGGCTTTGGAAAGGCTGGTCCCATGTCAGCACAGAGGAGACGAGCCAGCGGACGAAGACTCAGCGGACTATGCTATTATGTCCAGGAGCACCAGCCGTGAGTCTTTTTCTTCCACGTCCTCTTCAACGCAGAGGGAATGCGTCATGGGTACTGGGTCAGCAGGGGGCGGAGGAGGGTACTTGGATGTAGCAGGAGAGTTCAGGGGTGAAACAGGTGGGGTAGCACGTGGTGGTGTGGATTTAGGAATGGACAATGGCTACATGTCTATGTTGCCAGGTGTCACTCAGCCTCCAGTGTCTCTGTCCCAGTCACCAGCTGTTTCCGTCCCAGACTCAGATCCTAAACCTGCTGATGACTACATGGCCATGACCCCAAACAGCAGTGTGTCCCCTCCACAGCAGATCCGACATCCACCCTCTTCAGATGGCTATATGATCATGTCGCCCAATAGTAGCTGCTCCCCTGATCAACGTGGAGGTCTCTCTGGCGGTACTTGGGTGGGCAGTGGTAGTGCAGACAGCAGGGCAGGAAGCGACTACATGAACATGTCTCCAATCAGTGCTCGCTCTGTGAATGGGAGTCCTCCACCTTCAGAACACACCAGCCAATCGGAGAACAGTTCACATGTCCCCAAGATGGTGTACTCTTATTATTCCCTTCCGCGGTCATACAAACACAATCCCTCCGCCAGACATTTTGACGATGGACCAGGACGTGGCAGAAGGCCTAATGGTGGTATGGGATGGGTTGGTGGGAGGACATTAAGCGGGTGCCAAGAGCAACAAGCGGCGAGCAGTTCACTGGCGGGACGACACCTGTCTCTCTCTTCTTCGTCATACTCATCCAGCTCAGCCAGCAGTGAGAGCCTTGGAGAGTGTGAGGATAGAGCGGCAAGCATCATCGCTGGGGGGTCCAAAGAGGGGAACAAACTCCAGCAGCGACAAGTCTCTGGTGGGTTGCCAAAAAACAGTACCCACTCTCGAAGCAGACCAGTGAGTCTTTTTGTTGATGTATCCAAGGCTAACACCCTTCCCAGGGTCCGTGAGAACCCAATGCTCCCAGAACCTAAGAGCCCTGGGGAATATGTCAGTATTGAGTTTAAAGGGGAGAACAGCAGCCAGGCTGGTGCTGGAGGAGGGCGCGGTAGGGGTCTAAGGCATGGATCATCCAAGCCTCATGGTACAAGCAACCAGCATCCTCAACACAGGCCGGTGTCCTGCCTGGGGAACTTTATTCCCTTATCCCACAGCCCTTCTGCCCCCATTGCTCCCCCAGCCGCTTCCGAGTATGTCAACATGGACCTGGgcccttctccttctccttccccCTCACCCCACACCCCACTAGTTTTCCCTCCGTTCCATACCCCTCCGACCCCTCCAACTCTTGCTCTTACTCCCAAAGCCTGTGATGAAGCAGCAACGGGCCCTTGTGAAGAGGCGGCTGAAGTGGCTGAGGAACGGCTTAGGAAGATCCGAGAGATTGTTCCAGAGTCGGAGTCCCCTACATCATGCGGGGACTACACAGTGATGGCCTTTAGCCTGAACAGCAACACCACTGCCGGGCCATCATCCAGCGTATCTCCCAAAGCTCCTTCCCCTACGAGGACTGAAACCTCCGTTGCAACACGGGGTCTAGACTTTCCTTTAGCCAAATCGGGGCCCAACCCGGACCACGTAGCTAAAGTTATCCGTGCTGACCCCCAAGGACGCAGACGACACTGCTCTGAAAGCTTCCTTGCTTCACCGTCCCTCTCCACTTCTGGTTCCACGTCCTCTTCTTCCACTGCCTCGCTCTTCCCAGAACAAACTGCACCCCGCCGTCAGGTCTTTGAAAGCACGCCATGGCGCAACGGAGCTGTTCAGGACAACCCTAGTCATTCACCTCTTCCTGGACAGCAGCAGGCCATTTCCACCAACACTCAGGTGCCTACAACAGAGAAAGGCCTGAATTACATAGACTTGGACTTAGCCAATAAAGAGAGCCCCCATTTGGGCCTGGATGGACCCCCAGGTAACCAGGCCTCTTCTCGCCTTTTCTCTGTGCTGGGTGCCAGCTCTGGcgtcggaggaggaggagggggtgcgGGAGTTGGCAATGGTAGCAGCTCCAGTGTCAACACGTACGCCAGCATTGACTTCTACAAGTCGGAGGAGCTGCGGACACAACAGAACGGAAACAAGGAGGGGACAGGTAagaattatttacattttaaat contains:
- the si:ch73-335l21.1 gene encoding insulin receptor substrate 1-B, whose amino-acid sequence is MSATTTLNVTLCEVDSAGRGVMESPGDTPNSEDVRKSGYLRKQKSMHRRYFVLRVGSERGPARLEYYESEKKFRGKAPVPKKAVALETCFNINKRADSKNKHMIVLYTRAESFAVAAENEADQDEWYQAMVDLQCKSKNPTDGGAAGDYGVPNPGPAFKEVWQVKVWPKGLGQAKNLVGIYRLCLTDKTVNFVKLNSDAAAVVLQLMNVRRCGHSENFFFVEVGRSAVTGPGEFWMQVDDSVVAQNMHETLLEAMKALSEEFRQRSKSQSNSGPGGGATASNPISVPSRRHHPNPPPSQVGFTRRPRTEPPGGSNGGTGVSSSSASPTPRHGFPRSRTASDGSKVEEGLVGNMPLAVLSSSPSTNGSCSTTPILRSKSARSAPTSTTKTPLGLMRSISTPAPSPAPSLSSSSGHGSEFGGIASCGGPGAGGGPYSRVPMHRTSISGSPSDYGSSDEYGSSPGEQTLLVSPNLPGSSVGSVGSQSLGEEGGNYILMGQNSGGNGSNQSSMTSNSLPAPGATGCGSLPQTRRVLRRSSSRECEAERRLLSKRASLPPMALERLVPCQHRGDEPADEDSADYAIMSRSTSRESFSSTSSSTQRECVMGTGSAGGGGGYLDVAGEFRGETGGVARGGVDLGMDNGYMSMLPGVTQPPVSLSQSPAVSVPDSDPKPADDYMAMTPNSSVSPPQQIRHPPSSDGYMIMSPNSSCSPDQRGGLSGGTWVGSGSADSRAGSDYMNMSPISARSVNGSPPPSEHTSQSENSSHVPKMVYSYYSLPRSYKHNPSARHFDDGPGRGRRPNGGMGWVGGRTLSGCQEQQAASSSLAGRHLSLSSSSYSSSSASSESLGECEDRAASIIAGGSKEGNKLQQRQVSGGLPKNSTHSRSRPVSLFVDVSKANTLPRVRENPMLPEPKSPGEYVSIEFKGENSSQAGAGGGRGRGLRHGSSKPHGTSNQHPQHRPVSCLGNFIPLSHSPSAPIAPPAASEYVNMDLGPSPSPSPSPHTPLVFPPFHTPPTPPTLALTPKACDEAATGPCEEAAEVAEERLRKIREIVPESESPTSCGDYTVMAFSLNSNTTAGPSSSVSPKAPSPTRTETSVATRGLDFPLAKSGPNPDHVAKVIRADPQGRRRHCSESFLASPSLSTSGSTSSSSTASLFPEQTAPRRQVFESTPWRNGAVQDNPSHSPLPGQQQAISTNTQVPTTEKGLNYIDLDLANKESPHLGLDGPPGNQASSRLFSVLGASSGVGGGGGGAGVGNGSSSSVNTYASIDFYKSEELRTQQNGNKEGTEC